One genomic window of Anaerolineae bacterium includes the following:
- a CDS encoding Adenylosuccinate lyase, translating into MDEDGLNYQSPFSWRYGSPEMRAIWSERQKHLLWRKLWLALAETQGEFGLVSHAQIQDLRSNLERIDLKRIAQLENELQHDLMAAIKAFAEQCPLGGSILHFGATSMDIKDNADALRVYDSLWMIRQRLEELLEAFCIQIERYAELPIMAFTHLQPAEPTTLGYRFAQYAQDLWLNWRGLLEVLRQFRLKGFRGAVGTSASFMELVGEDKLQRFQDRLAERFGLPFFEVATQVYPRQQDFRIASLLAAIGASLHRFALDLRFLQSAVSGEWAEPFGEKQVGSSAMPFKRNPIQAEKINALARQLAQCPRLAWDHAAHSMLENTLDDSASRRTLLPEMFLISDELLRTGLRLARNLVVQEENIRRNFRRFAPFAATERVLVAATQAGADRQEIHEVLRRLSLQAWDAMRKTGDNPLIDLICHETRLLNYLAEEQLQELLSVERYVGDASQRSKRLIEMIRSEVNQARVDIVRKSHL; encoded by the coding sequence ATGGATGAAGATGGACTGAATTACCAATCCCCTTTTTCGTGGCGATATGGCTCGCCGGAAATGCGGGCAATTTGGAGCGAACGACAGAAGCACCTGCTTTGGCGAAAACTGTGGCTGGCATTGGCGGAGACCCAAGGTGAATTTGGACTGGTGAGTCATGCCCAAATCCAGGATTTGCGGTCTAATCTGGAACGAATTGACCTGAAGCGAATTGCCCAGCTCGAAAACGAACTTCAACATGACCTGATGGCAGCCATAAAAGCATTTGCGGAGCAATGTCCGCTTGGAGGAAGTATCCTGCACTTTGGGGCGACCTCGATGGATATTAAAGATAATGCCGATGCATTGCGAGTCTATGATTCGCTATGGATGATTCGGCAAAGGTTGGAAGAGCTGCTAGAAGCGTTTTGTATCCAAATCGAACGATATGCTGAGTTGCCCATTATGGCTTTTACCCATTTACAACCAGCCGAACCGACTACATTGGGATATCGATTTGCCCAATATGCGCAGGACTTATGGTTGAACTGGAGAGGGTTGCTGGAGGTTTTGCGTCAATTTCGCCTTAAGGGGTTTCGCGGAGCAGTGGGCACCAGTGCATCATTTATGGAGTTGGTGGGTGAGGACAAGCTCCAACGCTTTCAGGATCGTCTAGCCGAACGGTTCGGATTGCCCTTTTTTGAAGTGGCCACCCAGGTTTATCCTCGCCAACAGGATTTTCGTATAGCCAGCCTTCTGGCCGCAATTGGGGCTTCCTTGCATCGGTTTGCCCTGGATTTACGTTTTCTTCAATCGGCGGTTAGTGGAGAGTGGGCGGAACCCTTTGGTGAGAAGCAAGTGGGTTCTTCGGCGATGCCCTTCAAACGCAATCCCATTCAGGCTGAAAAGATCAATGCGTTAGCGCGCCAGCTAGCTCAATGTCCACGCCTGGCTTGGGATCATGCTGCTCACTCCATGTTGGAAAATACCCTGGATGACTCGGCAAGCCGACGGACGTTATTACCAGAGATGTTTTTGATCTCTGATGAACTCTTGAGGACAGGGTTACGATTGGCACGTAATCTGGTGGTTCAAGAAGAGAACATTCGCCGCAATTTTCGGCGGTTTGCTCCTTTTGCAGCCACTGAAAGGGTTCTGGTTGCGGCTACCCAGGCAGGTGCAGACCGCCAGGAGATCCATGAAGTGTTACGCCGTTTGTCCTTACAGGCCTGGGATGCGATGCGAAAGACAGGTGATAATCCACTCATTGATCTGATCTGTCACGAAACGAGGTTATTGAATTATCTTGCTGAGGAACAGTTGCAGGAACTGCTGTCGGTAGAGCGTTATGTCGGCGATGCTTCGCAACGGAGTAAGCGACTGATTGAGATGATTCGAAGTGAGGTAAATCAAGCACGGGTGGATATCGTCAGAAAAAGCCACCTGTGA
- a CDS encoding Voltage-gated potassium channel subunit beta-1 (K(+) channel subunit beta-1) (Kv-beta-1): protein MEYRFLGKTGLKLSALSFGSWVTFGDQVNEDIAYACMKEAYEAGVNFFDNAEVYAKGKAEIMMGNIIKKAGWKRSDLVISTKIFWGGEGPNDRGLSMKHIMEGMNASLKRLQMDYVDLVFCHRPDLYTPIEETVWAMNLLIQQGKAFYWGTSEWSAAQIMEAYGVARREHLIPPVMEQPEYNMFARQRVEAEYAHLYRTIGLGTTIWSPLASGLLTGKYNEGIPEGSRLSLPGYEWLRQRFQGEAFERKVAAVKRLAGVANELGCTLAQLAIAWCLKNPNVSTVITGASKPEQVRENMQALEVVPKLTDDVMEKIEEILDNKPRPEKDWRE, encoded by the coding sequence ATGGAATATCGTTTTCTCGGTAAAACAGGCTTAAAGCTCTCTGCGCTATCTTTTGGTTCCTGGGTAACATTTGGCGACCAGGTTAACGAGGATATTGCCTACGCTTGCATGAAAGAAGCCTACGAAGCGGGCGTCAACTTCTTTGACAATGCAGAAGTTTACGCGAAAGGCAAAGCCGAGATCATGATGGGCAACATTATCAAAAAAGCCGGTTGGAAACGCTCCGACCTGGTCATCTCCACGAAAATCTTCTGGGGTGGAGAAGGCCCAAACGATCGAGGCTTATCAATGAAGCATATCATGGAGGGCATGAATGCTTCACTAAAACGCCTGCAAATGGATTACGTCGACCTGGTCTTTTGCCATCGTCCGGATCTCTACACCCCCATCGAAGAGACGGTTTGGGCGATGAATTTGCTGATCCAGCAAGGAAAAGCCTTTTATTGGGGTACGAGCGAGTGGAGTGCTGCCCAAATCATGGAAGCATACGGTGTGGCGAGGCGCGAGCATCTGATTCCCCCGGTTATGGAGCAACCGGAATATAACATGTTTGCCCGTCAACGTGTAGAGGCTGAATATGCTCATCTTTATCGTACAATCGGTTTAGGTACAACGATCTGGAGCCCACTCGCCAGTGGCTTGCTGACCGGAAAATATAACGAAGGCATCCCTGAAGGCAGCCGCCTCTCCTTACCGGGTTACGAATGGTTACGCCAGCGCTTTCAAGGTGAAGCCTTTGAGAGAAAGGTAGCTGCAGTAAAACGTTTGGCCGGCGTGGCTAACGAACTTGGATGTACGTTAGCCCAACTCGCCATTGCCTGGTGCTTAAAGAACCCCAACGTCAGCACGGTGATAACCGGCGCGTCGAAGCCAGAGCAAGTTCGTGAAAACATGCAAGCACTCGAAGTGGTTCCAAAACTGACCGATGATGTGATGGAGAAAATAGAAGAAATCCTCGACAATAAGCCGCGACCTGAAAAAGACTGGCGCGAATAA
- a CDS encoding Histidinol-phosphatase [alternative form], giving the protein MNVSIYPPEIEFASHLARKAGKVLLEYFQNGRLAIQRKKDRTLVTQADLAVDELIHSEIQKYFGGDFILSEEVSPTFEASSAKGWIVDPLDGTTNFALGLHYWGVLICRVENGAPTFTVQYFPALEEFYQAQLNEPSKLNDQPIRVEDSSHNQRISFFSCCSRAHRIYEINLRYKTRILGSAGYSLASVARGAARIAFDAQAKIWDIAGAWLLVPQAGGIIGPLDGASPFPLKMYFDYSTQDYAVLAAASPQYFQEGLDKIHLKPTST; this is encoded by the coding sequence ATGAATGTTTCAATTTACCCTCCAGAAATAGAATTCGCCTCCCATTTAGCTCGCAAGGCTGGTAAAGTGCTGTTAGAGTATTTCCAAAACGGAAGACTCGCAATTCAACGCAAGAAAGATCGGACCCTCGTAACTCAGGCCGATTTAGCTGTGGATGAGTTGATCCACTCGGAAATCCAAAAATATTTCGGAGGCGATTTCATCTTGAGCGAAGAGGTCTCACCCACATTCGAGGCTTCTTCAGCGAAGGGGTGGATTGTCGATCCTTTGGACGGAACCACCAACTTTGCGCTGGGGTTGCATTACTGGGGGGTACTCATCTGTCGCGTTGAGAATGGCGCTCCAACTTTCACTGTTCAATACTTCCCTGCGTTGGAAGAATTCTATCAGGCTCAACTGAATGAACCATCTAAACTAAATGATCAACCGATTCGGGTTGAAGATTCAAGTCACAACCAAAGAATCTCCTTTTTCTCTTGCTGTTCCCGTGCTCATCGTATATACGAAATCAATCTTCGCTACAAAACGCGCATTTTGGGCAGCGCCGGCTATTCGCTGGCCAGCGTTGCACGCGGCGCCGCCCGGATTGCCTTCGATGCTCAGGCAAAAATCTGGGATATTGCCGGTGCCTGGCTGCTGGTTCCACAAGCAGGTGGAATAATTGGACCACTAGACGGTGCTTCTCCTTTCCCTTTGAAGATGTACTTCGATTATTCCACCCAAGACTATGCTGTTTTAGCCGCCGCTTCACCGCAATATTTCCAGGAAGGGCTTGATAAAATTCATTTGAAACCAACCTCAACCTAA
- a CDS encoding S-adenosylhomocysteine deaminase, with translation METAKITTDLLLTNAIVLTMDEKFSQYEPGAVAIQGDQILAVGNENEILAHYDSSNRIDCENKVLMPGLINAHTHVPMTLLRGLADDLRLDVWLLGYMMPVEREFVSPDFVVLGTQLALAEMIRCGVTCFADMYYFEEYIAKATAEFGMRAVCSQTVLKFPAPDAPYYEESLALARDYIRRWVGHPLIVPSVAPHAPYTCTAEILRACAELAQEFDVPLHTHLAETASEVEESRAAHGMPVIPYVKKQNLFEAKVLAAHCVHIDDGEMHTLLHHNAGVAHNPSSNLKLASGFAPVSKMLDLGLSVGIGTDGPASNNDLDMFEEMRLAALLAKGVSNDPTALPAHQAVSMATRLGAKALHIDHLTGSLEAGKRADLILVDINPIHNVPHFRRDGQAIYAQLVYATNKNDVTDVMVNGKWLMRDRQLIGLDEAELRTHAQEYARKIDLFLIKREQSILSKLIAIGGATEAESFEVQVKVQIQDPQPVIEAIAHNELEILYFRHYHEYDTYFFFSDPHQGYLRYREDEMLDEKGNITNVRYRLTLLGHPREARFDGDVLLSRSRYIAPATHSLRFYREYFKPIQEVSIVKDRLRWRVLFQGTEVYINLDHLENPGLGYFLEVKSRTWSKRDAEYKAEIAANLIRLLGGSPENNVTKDYIEMIYPG, from the coding sequence GTGGAGACTGCCAAAATAACCACCGACCTTCTCTTAACCAATGCGATTGTCCTGACCATGGATGAAAAATTCAGCCAGTATGAACCAGGCGCCGTTGCGATTCAGGGCGACCAGATACTTGCCGTCGGAAACGAGAACGAGATTCTGGCGCATTATGATTCTTCCAATCGAATCGATTGTGAAAACAAAGTGCTTATGCCGGGCTTAATCAATGCCCATACTCACGTGCCGATGACTCTCTTGCGCGGCCTGGCAGATGATCTCCGCCTGGATGTATGGCTATTGGGCTACATGATGCCGGTTGAACGCGAATTTGTCTCCCCCGACTTTGTTGTCCTCGGCACCCAGCTTGCCCTCGCCGAGATGATACGCTGTGGTGTCACTTGTTTCGCGGATATGTACTATTTCGAGGAATATATCGCCAAAGCCACTGCCGAATTTGGAATGAGAGCTGTTTGTTCCCAAACGGTGCTCAAATTCCCTGCTCCCGATGCACCCTATTATGAGGAATCCTTAGCTCTGGCCCGCGACTATATCCGCCGCTGGGTTGGGCATCCTCTCATCGTTCCATCGGTTGCCCCACATGCTCCATATACTTGCACAGCTGAAATTTTACGCGCCTGTGCCGAACTGGCTCAAGAATTCGATGTACCCCTGCACACCCATCTGGCAGAGACTGCCAGTGAAGTCGAAGAGTCACGCGCTGCGCATGGAATGCCAGTCATCCCTTATGTAAAGAAACAAAACCTTTTTGAAGCCAAAGTGCTGGCTGCTCACTGTGTCCATATCGACGATGGTGAAATGCACACCCTGCTGCACCATAACGCCGGCGTTGCTCATAACCCATCATCAAACCTGAAGCTGGCTTCAGGATTTGCCCCGGTTTCAAAGATGCTCGACTTGGGGCTAAGTGTCGGTATCGGTACCGATGGACCAGCTTCCAACAACGATTTGGACATGTTCGAGGAAATGCGTCTGGCTGCCCTGCTGGCAAAAGGAGTTAGTAACGATCCAACTGCTCTACCCGCTCATCAGGCAGTAAGTATGGCAACCAGGCTTGGGGCAAAAGCCCTCCACATTGACCATTTAACCGGCTCCCTTGAAGCAGGAAAACGCGCCGACTTAATCCTGGTGGACATTAATCCCATCCATAACGTACCTCACTTCCGACGCGATGGTCAGGCGATTTATGCTCAACTGGTCTATGCCACCAACAAGAACGACGTGACAGATGTGATGGTCAACGGCAAATGGTTGATGCGCGATCGCCAGTTAATTGGTTTAGATGAGGCTGAACTGCGGACGCATGCCCAGGAGTATGCTCGTAAAATCGATCTTTTCTTGATCAAACGCGAACAATCCATTCTCTCCAAATTGATCGCCATTGGTGGTGCCACAGAAGCCGAAAGTTTTGAGGTTCAAGTGAAGGTTCAGATTCAAGACCCTCAACCCGTCATAGAAGCAATCGCCCACAATGAACTGGAGATTCTCTATTTTCGCCATTATCACGAATACGACACCTATTTCTTTTTCTCCGACCCTCATCAAGGCTACCTGCGCTATCGGGAAGATGAGATGCTTGACGAAAAAGGCAATATTACAAATGTGCGCTACCGCCTCACCTTATTGGGACATCCACGTGAAGCCAGATTTGATGGCGATGTTCTACTCTCTCGCAGTCGATATATCGCCCCCGCCACCCACAGTTTACGTTTCTACCGGGAATACTTTAAGCCCATCCAGGAAGTCTCTATCGTGAAAGATCGTCTGCGCTGGCGGGTACTATTCCAGGGTACAGAGGTGTACATCAATCTGGATCATTTAGAAAATCCAGGTTTAGGTTATTTCCTGGAAGTCAAAAGCCGCACCTGGAGCAAACGCGATGCTGAATATAAAGCTGAGATTGCCGCCAACCTCATCCGCTTACTCGGCGGCTCACCAGAAAACAATGTCACCAAAGACTATATCGAGATGATTTATCCGGGCTAG
- a CDS encoding Molybdopterin binding motif, CinA N-terminal domain / C-terminal domain of CinA type S has translation MTSAEILTIGTEILLGEINDTNASYLARKMREIGLDVYRKTTVGDNPQRIAAFIREAFTRCQVILSTGGLGPTVDDPTREAVALAFRVELEYYPDLWEQIQERFRRYGRTPTENNRRQAFLPQGAIPIENPVGTAPGFIVDSDEKIIICLPGVPREMEYLMEHQVVPFLRERLHLTEIIKTRTLHTIGVGESLIDSNIADLETSPNPTVGLAAHSGQVDIRITVKADSETTADQLLSRMEQEIRQRLGNWIYGVDDETIEKIALQPLKEKQWRLATCESGTDGMLIQRLSPYGEPLIAAQYLPHPTQPEEFFELTESFRQYVSAECGLGILVLANSPAQEVYLHLITPETKQTFTKPYGGPPQNAPRWAVHHALDILRNL, from the coding sequence ATGACATCTGCAGAAATCTTAACCATCGGAACCGAAATTCTCTTAGGTGAAATCAACGACACCAATGCCTCCTATCTTGCCCGAAAAATGCGCGAAATTGGGTTAGATGTTTATCGGAAAACCACCGTAGGGGACAACCCCCAGCGGATTGCGGCGTTCATCCGGGAAGCATTTACACGCTGCCAGGTGATCCTATCGACAGGAGGTTTAGGTCCAACCGTTGACGATCCCACCCGTGAAGCGGTGGCCCTTGCTTTTCGTGTAGAACTTGAGTACTACCCTGACCTTTGGGAACAGATTCAAGAGCGCTTTCGCCGCTACGGACGAACTCCAACCGAAAACAACCGCCGCCAGGCATTTCTCCCTCAGGGAGCCATTCCAATTGAAAACCCTGTTGGTACTGCTCCAGGGTTTATTGTTGATAGCGACGAAAAAATCATCATCTGTCTACCCGGTGTTCCCAGGGAGATGGAATACTTAATGGAGCATCAGGTTGTTCCCTTCTTGAGAGAACGCCTCCATCTAACAGAGATTATCAAAACACGCACACTCCACACCATTGGCGTTGGAGAATCCCTGATTGACAGCAACATTGCTGATTTAGAGACTTCGCCAAACCCAACTGTAGGATTGGCTGCGCACTCTGGGCAAGTCGATATCCGCATTACGGTAAAAGCAGATAGCGAAACAACCGCCGATCAGTTGCTCTCCAGGATGGAGCAAGAGATTCGTCAACGCCTGGGTAACTGGATTTATGGCGTCGATGATGAAACCATTGAGAAAATCGCCCTCCAACCCTTGAAAGAGAAGCAATGGCGATTGGCGACCTGTGAAAGCGGTACGGATGGGATGCTGATCCAACGCTTATCTCCATACGGTGAGCCTTTGATTGCTGCCCAATATCTCCCGCACCCCACCCAACCAGAAGAATTTTTTGAGCTAACCGAATCTTTCCGACAATATGTTTCCGCAGAGTGCGGTTTAGGAATCCTTGTTCTCGCCAACTCACCTGCTCAAGAAGTCTATTTACATCTGATCACGCCAGAAACGAAACAAACCTTCACCAAACCTTATGGTGGACCACCGCAAAATGCACCGCGTTGGGCTGTTCATCATGCTTTAGATATCCTTCGAAATTTATAG
- a CDS encoding DNA gyrase subunit B: protein MVKNSPASYEAKDIQVLEGLEAVRRRPGMYVGGTDIKALHHLIYEVVDNSIDEALAGACDRIEIVIHPDRSVSVTDNGRGIPVDIHPQMQKPALEVVMTTLHAGGKFGGGGYKVSGGLHGVGVSAVNALSRWCEVEVRRDGKVYFQRYERGYPTTPVQVIGKVDPSQTGTKTTFRYDEEIFKGDLDYRFDTLVQRFREMAFVTRGVIIYFLDERSGHEMTFYFEGGINSFVRYLNRNRQVLHPVVHVEKEIEGITIDAAIQYTDAYAESVYSFANTINTIDGGTHLTGLRSAITRTINDYARRNNLLKENDPNFTGDDTREGLTAIISVKHPDPQFESQTKVKLMNAEVQTLVQQVVGEAFSAFLEENPSAGKAIVQKCLTSARARDAARKARDLVIRKSALESLTLPGKLADCSERDPQKTELFIVEGDSAGGSAKQARDRHFQAVLPLRGKILNTERARLDKILASNEVKALISALGMGIGDSFDLSGLRYGRVIIMTDADVDGSHIRTLLLTFFFRYMQPLIEEGHLYIAQPPLYRIVHKNQTWYAYSEAHKNKILEDLGNGADKAVISRFKGLGEMNPTQLWETTMDPTKRTLLLVTIDDAAEADRTFDMLMGSAVPPRRRFIQTHAREVRNLDI, encoded by the coding sequence GTGGTAAAAAATAGCCCTGCTTCTTATGAAGCAAAAGACATTCAGGTGTTAGAGGGTTTGGAGGCAGTGCGCCGTCGTCCGGGAATGTACGTCGGCGGAACGGATATCAAAGCCTTACATCATTTGATCTATGAGGTGGTGGATAATTCTATCGATGAAGCCTTAGCCGGGGCATGTGATCGGATTGAAATTGTCATCCATCCCGATCGCAGCGTCAGTGTGACAGATAACGGACGCGGCATTCCAGTTGATATTCATCCCCAGATGCAGAAGCCAGCTCTTGAGGTTGTCATGACAACCCTCCATGCCGGTGGGAAGTTCGGTGGTGGTGGCTATAAGGTATCGGGTGGCTTGCATGGGGTAGGAGTATCGGCAGTGAACGCCCTTTCGCGCTGGTGTGAAGTGGAAGTCAGGCGGGATGGAAAAGTTTATTTTCAACGTTATGAGCGCGGCTATCCAACGACACCGGTGCAGGTGATTGGTAAAGTTGACCCATCACAAACCGGCACGAAAACCACATTTCGCTACGATGAGGAAATCTTCAAGGGTGATTTAGACTATCGCTTCGATACCCTTGTTCAACGTTTTCGTGAAATGGCATTTGTTACGCGAGGGGTGATCATATACTTTCTTGATGAGCGCAGTGGTCATGAGATGACTTTTTACTTCGAGGGCGGTATTAACTCATTTGTTCGCTATCTCAATCGCAATCGTCAAGTCCTCCATCCGGTTGTGCATGTGGAGAAAGAAATCGAAGGGATTACCATTGATGCTGCTATCCAATATACCGACGCCTATGCGGAATCGGTGTATTCCTTTGCTAACACGATTAACACGATCGATGGAGGAACTCACCTGACCGGTTTACGCTCGGCTATTACGCGCACGATCAATGACTATGCCAGGCGCAATAATTTGCTCAAGGAAAACGACCCAAACTTTACCGGAGATGATACGCGGGAGGGGTTAACCGCCATTATTAGCGTCAAACATCCTGATCCTCAGTTTGAAAGTCAGACGAAAGTGAAGCTCATGAATGCCGAGGTTCAAACGCTGGTGCAGCAAGTGGTGGGAGAAGCGTTTAGTGCATTCTTAGAAGAGAATCCCTCGGCAGGCAAAGCAATTGTCCAGAAGTGTCTAACCTCGGCGCGGGCGCGGGATGCAGCCCGCAAAGCACGAGATTTAGTCATCCGCAAGTCGGCTTTAGAAAGCCTGACTTTGCCCGGTAAACTGGCGGATTGTTCCGAAAGAGATCCTCAGAAAACGGAATTATTTATCGTAGAGGGTGACTCAGCAGGGGGGAGTGCCAAGCAGGCGCGTGATCGTCACTTTCAGGCGGTATTACCGCTACGAGGGAAGATTCTGAATACCGAACGCGCCCGCCTGGATAAGATACTAGCCAGTAACGAAGTCAAAGCCTTGATTTCCGCGTTAGGAATGGGGATTGGGGATAGCTTTGATCTATCCGGATTGCGTTACGGGCGGGTGATTATTATGACCGATGCTGATGTGGATGGCTCTCACATTCGGACCCTGTTATTGACTTTTTTCTTCCGCTATATGCAACCGCTTATTGAGGAAGGCCATTTGTATATAGCCCAGCCACCGTTATACCGCATTGTTCATAAAAATCAAACCTGGTATGCTTATTCGGAAGCGCACAAGAACAAGATCCTGGAGGATTTGGGAAATGGAGCTGATAAAGCGGTGATCTCCCGCTTTAAGGGATTGGGAGAAATGAACCCAACTCAACTCTGGGAAACTACAATGGACCCGACCAAACGAACATTACTCCTGGTAACCATTGATGATGCTGCGGAGGCGGACAGGACGTTTGATATGTTAATGGGATCTGCGGTTCCACCTCGGCGTCGTTTTATTCAAACCCATGCTCGTGAAGTAAGAAATCTGGATATATAA